In one Dermacentor albipictus isolate Rhodes 1998 colony chromosome 4, USDA_Dalb.pri_finalv2, whole genome shotgun sequence genomic region, the following are encoded:
- the LOC135897605 gene encoding uncharacterized protein — translation MRTTPVEGSRTPWFLLAGRLYKCGEGGSKRPDQQWIRPRCDSPYSGRREAEGSPLLVTGLFAPRLLLSAGGFGSSARVCCARSPKTSPLGIVASASNMRLSTSTTTGALLLIFVILLALLVEEASAGHHLHHKKKLKKVAKLAILAKILAPKFLPVPLPIPIPIKIVKNQHGGHGWHGGGGWHGGGGGGWHGGGGWKPQLDLHTVKVIDAGAAHLAGGGHGGWEDAKGWDAGGWEPAGWDAGGGGGGGHGWW, via the coding sequence ATGCGAACAACTCCTGTTGAGGGTTCTCGGACACCGTGGTTCCTGTTAGCTGGACGGCTATATAAGTGTGGCGAGGGTGGTTCCAAGAGACCAGACCAGCAGTGGATACGTCCTCGGTGTGATTCGCCCTACTCCGGGCGACGCGAGGCTGAAGGCTCCCCCCTCCTTGTGACCGGACTATTCGCGCCCCGACTTCTCCTATCGGCCGGTGGCTTTGGCTCTAGTGCCCGTGTGTGCTGTGCGCGCTCGCCGAAGACCTCGCCCCTTGGAATCGTAGCAAGCGCAAGCAACATGCGGCTATCAACCTCAACAACGACCGGTGCCCTGCTTCTTATTTTCGTGATCCTGCTGGCGCTCCTCGTGGAAGAAGCGAGCGCCGGCCACCACTTGCACCACAAGAAGAAGCTCAAGAAGGTTGCCAAGCTGGCGATCCTGGCGAAGATCCTGGCGCCCAAGTTTCTGCCCGTGCCACTGCCAATCCCGATACCCATCAAGATCGTTAAGAACCAGCATGGCGGCCACGGGTGGCACGGAGGCGGTGGCTggcacggcggtggtggtggtggatggcACGGCGGCGGTGGCTGGAAGCCCCAGCTCGACTTACACACCGTGAAGGTCATCGACGCCGGTGCGGCCCACCTTGCAGGGGGAGGCCACGGCGGATGGGAGGACGCTAAGGGCTGGGACGCCGGCGGCTGGGAGCCGGCAGGCTGGGATGcgggtggtggtggcggtggcggtcATGGCTGGTGGTAG